A single genomic interval of Ischnura elegans chromosome 3, ioIscEleg1.1, whole genome shotgun sequence harbors:
- the LOC124156425 gene encoding ras-related protein Rab-35: protein MAREYDHLFKLLIIGDSGVGKSSLLVRFADNTFSGNYITTIGVDFKIRTVEIEGERVKLQIWDTAGQERFRTITSTYYRGTHGVIVVYDVTNGDSFANVKRWLHEIEQNCDVVNRILVGNKNDAPDKKVVLTEDAQRFADQMGIQLFETSAKDNLNVEEMFMAVTRQVLRTKKERKERQAIQNSDTVNLRSRTSKQSKRKCC, encoded by the exons ATGGCGAGGGAATACGATCATCTATTCAAATTGCTCATAATTGGAGACAGTG GTGTTGGTAAGAGTTCCTTGTTAGTGCGTTTTGCGGACAACACATTCTCTGGAAACTACATAACCACAATTGGAGTTGATTTCAAGATTAGAACTGTCGAAATTGAAGGTGAAAGAGTGAAATTACAGATTTGGGATACTGCTGGTCAAGAAAGATTCAGAACAATCACGTCCAC GTACTATCGAGGAACCCATGGGGTTATTGTTGTATACGATGTAACAAATGGCGATTCTTTTGCTAATGTCAAAAGATGGTTGCATGAAATTGAGCAGAACTGTGATGTAGTAAATAGGATATTAG TTGGGAACAAAAATGATGCTCCAGACAAAAAAGTGGTATTAACAGAAGATGCGCAGCGATTTGCTGATCAAATGGGAATCCAGCTTTTTGAGACCAGTGCAAAAGATAACTTGAATGTTGAAGAG ATGTTTATGGCAGTTACAAGACAAGTTCTTCGcacaaagaaggagaggaaagaaaggCAGGCCATTCAGAATAGTGATACAGTTAACTTGAGAAGCAGGACTTCAAAGCAATCAAAGCGCAAGTGCTGTTAG
- the LOC124156424 gene encoding protein ABHD11-like produces the protein MALQEISSRFVRKLSCNALIKMETVRYLSLTFPVRASEVAENTGKDITPVKLAYTSHESTKGLGEAKALPIIIMHGLLGSRNNWTSLSKALHNLTLRKIITVDARNHGDSPHSSGMSYHHLAEDVRSLMENLNIPKATLIGHSMGGRAMMLAALKYPSLVEKLIIVDISPVGNSPSLNVMKGYFEAMKNVKIEKKIPLSAARKAVDEQLKPIIQDQMLRLFLASNLVEDDGNFKWRVNLDAISENFLPNLAVFPVSTPPFEPFKGPTLFVCGAKSDYVRPLDEPKIKEYFPNAKFVYIDDAGHWVHADKPHEFIDAAFNFIQDS, from the exons ATGGCACTTCAAGAAATATCATCTCGTTTCGTTCGAAAATTGTCATGCAATGCGCTTATCAAAATGGAGACCGTTCGTTACTTATCTTTAACATTCCCCGTGAGGGCCTCTGAAGTTGCTGAAAACACTGGAAAAGA CATTACTCCAGTTAAACTGGCATATACATCTCATGAATCCACGAAAGGATTGGGGGAGGCCAAGGCTTTGCCGATTATAATCATGCATGGGTTACTAGGTTCGAGAAATAATTGGACTAGCCTATCCAAAGCTTTGCATAATTTAACACTGAGGAAG ATCATCACTGTGGATGCAAGGAACCACGGGGACAGCCCTCACAGCTCAGGCATGAGTTATCACCACTTAGCCGAGGATGTTCGATCTCTAATGGAAAATCTAAATATTCCGAAAGCGACCTTAATTGGCCACAGTATGGGAGGAAGGGCGATGATGCTTGCTGCGctaaaatat CCATCTCTCGTTGAAAAACTTATTATTGTTGACATATCCCCTGTTGGAAACAGCCCTAGTTTAAATGTGATGAAAGGTTATTTTGAAGCAATGAAAAATGTcaagattgaaaagaaaattccTCTTTCCGCTGCACGAAAGGCAGTAGATGAACAACTCAAACCAATCATTCAA GATCAAATGCTTCGATTATTTCTTGCTTCTAACTTAGTTGAAGATGATGGCAATTTTAAATGGAGAGTCAACTTGGATGCCATATCAGAGAATTTCCTTCCCAACCTAGCTGTTTTTCCTGTCTCAACTCCACCATTCGAACCATTTAAGGGACCAACCCTTTTTGTTTGCGGAGCCAAGTCAGATTATGTGAG GCCTTTGGATGAACCAAAAATTAAGGAGTACTTTCCAAATGCTAAATTTGTGTACATTGATGATGCTGGTCACTGGGTCCATGCTGACAAACCTCATGAATTCATAGATGCtgcttttaatttcattcaagaTTCATGA
- the LOC124156422 gene encoding serine/threonine-protein phosphatase 4 catalytic subunit-like isoform X2: MICGDIHGQFYDLKELFRVGGHVPLTNYLFMGDFVDRGFYSVETFLLLLALKVRYPERITLIRGNHESRQITQVYGFYDECLRKYRSATVWRYCTEVFDYLSLSAIIDSKIFCVHGGLSPSIHTLDHIRTIDRKQEVPHDGPMCDLLWSDPDEIKGWGVSPRGAGYLFGPDVVTQFNEENDIDMICRAHQLVMEGYKWHFNETVLTVWSAPNYCYRCGNVAAILELDEHLKRDFTIFEAAPPESRGVPSKNPQADYFL; the protein is encoded by the exons atatgtgGTGATATTCATGGCCAATTCTATGACCTGAAGGAGCTCTTCAGAGTCGGTGGTCATGTACCTCTTACAAATTACTTGTTTATGGGCGATTTTGTTGACAGAGGATTCTATAGTGTGGAAACATTTTTGTTGCTGCTCGCCTTGAAG GTCAGATACCCAGAAAGGATAACACTCATCAGAGGTAATCATGAGTCAAGACAAATTACCCAAGTATATGGATTCTATGATGAATGCCTAAGGAAGTACAGAAGTGCCACTGTTTGGAGGTACTGCACTGAAGTCTTTGATTACCTTAGTTTATCAGCAATAATTGACTCAAAG atattttgtGTTCACGGTGGTTTATCTCCATCCATACATACACTGGATCATATTCGCACGATTGATAGAAAGCAAGAAGTTCCTCACGATGGACCAATGTGTGATTTATTATGGTCTGACCCAGAtg AAATCAAAGGGTGGGGAGTCAGTCCCAGAGGTGCTGGATATTTGTTTGGCCCTGACGTTGTGACGCAATTCAATGAGGAAAATGACATTGACATGATATGCAGAGCCCATCAACTTGTCATGGAGGGATATAAGTGGCATTTCAATGAAACTGTTCTCACTGTGTGGTCAGCACCCAACTATTGCTACCG GTGCGGGAATGTTGCTGCCATTCTGGAGCTTGATGAGCATTTGAAGCGTGATTTCACAATATTTGAAGCTGCCCCTCCTGAGAGTCGAGGTGTTCCTTCAAAAAATCCCCAGGctgattattttctgtga